A window of Diabrotica virgifera virgifera chromosome 9, PGI_DIABVI_V3a contains these coding sequences:
- the LOC126891282 gene encoding activity-regulated cytoskeleton associated protein 2-like — MSADQFNELLRTVAASPGTNNSSGSFSKCTARFSGKRCHNTVETFITTVSIYKEIEKISEADALKGLPLLLTDNAAVWWQGVQNEAKTWNDATQLLRTAFSPSKPAHQKRALLAQLPLNRQDEQTQLDLIYGLLSLHIRKEVPRDKITTFSELLDKGRQCEEIRKEAIPDKGIDEKQGTSTKRKPARCGFCHFKGHTTDVCRKRQTKENEKHPGTDKAPDTQNSLKELPQTNNGIICYGCGKAGYYRSNCPVCTASRPNVNTQAVNFTPSIHYKA, encoded by the exons ATGTCTGCGGATCAATTTAATGAATTACTTAGAACAGTCGCAGCCAGTCCAGGCACCAACAATTCCAGCGGTAGTTTTAGTAAATGCACCGCACGTTTTAGCGGTAAACGATGTCATAATACAGTTGAAACATTCATAACAACGGTGTCAATTTATAAAGAAATTGAAAAGATTTCAGAAGCAGACGCACTAAAAGGGTTACCTTTACTGCTTACTGACAATGCAGCTGTATGGTGGCAAGGCGTCCAGAACGAAGCCAAAACCTGGAACGACGCTACCCAATTACTTAGAACAGCATTCTCACCATCTAAACCTGCACACCAA AAGAGGGCGTTACTCGCTCAACTGCCCCTCAACAGACAAGACGAACAGACCCAATTGGACTTAATATATGGATTGCTGAGTCTCCACATACGGAAAGAAGTACCCCGAGATAAAATAACCACGTTCAGTGAGCTTTTAGATAAAGGCCGACAATGTGAGGAGATTCGCAAAGAAGCTATCCCAGATAAAGGAATAGACGAGAAACAAGGCACTTCAACAAAACGCAAGCCGGCACGATGTGGATTTTGCCACTTCAAAGGCCACACAACTGATGTGTGTAGAAAGCGGCAGactaaagaaaatgaaaagcatCCCGGTACCGACAAAGCACCTGATACGCAGAATTCATTGAAAGAATTGCCCCAAACCAATAATGGTATCATATGCTATGGATGTGGCAAGGCCGGTTACTACAGAAGCAATTGTCCAGTATGTACAGCTTCGCGACCTAACGTAAACACCCAAGCTGTGAATTTTACTCCTTCAATACACTACAAAGCTTAA